The genomic window TATGCAACAGGGGGTCGGATTCGGCAAGCGCGCGGGGATGTTTGGACCAGCGGGACGCGATGACGGGCTTGGGCAAATTATGCCCGAGCGGCCATTGGTGCACGATGCGCGGGAGGCGCAGCGCGATGGCCGCCGCAGGCACTAGGAGGAGGGTTGGCCGAACACGACCAGGAACGGGCGCCGGATGGCCTCGGTGGGGCACACTTCCTCGCAGTTGCCGCAGTACACGCACTCAATGGAAGTGTCCAGCACGGGCACGCCCGCCACGAGCGACAGCGCGTGGTAGGGGCAGACTTCTACGCAGGCCCCGCAGGACGTACACAATTCCGGGATGATGATGGGGCGCAAGGGTTCTTCCACGTTTGCTCCGTCTCTCACGATGCCTTTTTCAGAGATGGCTTCTTGCCCGTAACCTTGGCGTAGAGTTCGGGCCCCACGCATTCCAGGGCGGCTGGACACCATTCCACGCACGAAGGCGGCAG from Chloroflexota bacterium includes these protein-coding regions:
- a CDS encoding 4Fe-4S binding protein; the protein is MEEPLRPIIIPELCTSCGACVEVCPYHALSLVAGVPVLDTSIECVYCGNCEEVCPTEAIRRPFLVVFGQPSS